One part of the Salvelinus fontinalis isolate EN_2023a chromosome 4, ASM2944872v1, whole genome shotgun sequence genome encodes these proteins:
- the LOC129853746 gene encoding condensin complex subunit 2-like isoform X2 yields the protein MSASSTPISRVRQWASPSLKHKGASPAAISTPLLASFPGNDDELERRQRRRSRVIDLQADSSFNESTSHSTTGTPAAVPKLSNAQISEHYSTCIKLSTENKITTKNAFGLHLIDYMADILKQKDSELTNFKVAAGTLDASTKIYAVRVDAVHADAYRVLGGLGAETKPGEEHGAGVGGEMEEGAEGELAAKQVVKKKRPPKKTVEQNLSNINSSESEMKCEVDPMFQRMASSFDESSTAGVFLSVLFSEDSRCELLFPSHMTLLHSRPSYSQPPPQHVPATPFTGGLQRIQEKSSICPSLADFSFTSWNPDQTMNQMLEKIKQGDHVFDVNAEADEEECQDFGEDFDGDYEEGQGDHGGEGSKEHKDRCEAGGSGRGRDVIPIGEGDIATMCLQLSDQPREYSYFSPRTMATWAGPGYWRFKPLHKKDNVPEKEGRKRKPKKAFEIDFNDDVNFDTYFRTTRAATTNTKSALSTRNKKTTLAADFQFPPETLSQLSLKPASTLCKEGQKRLSGELGEGIGDYDYNNANDTANFCPGLQGGESDDDGEGFSGGTGDTQPSVDGNPASSQDHDDVSTYGEDDLVPEPYRVNKIEINYAKTAKKMDMKRLKNTMWNLLTDSLEKPAKEVENVETSEVSGEKVFSQTTQTLRQSLPPNMAQNLSVPLAFVALLHLANEKNLELIKVDDMSDIIIKQGQ from the exons ATGAGCGCATCCTCCACACCTATCTCCCGGGTGCGTCAGTGGGCCTCACCGTCCCTGAAGCACAAGGGTGCCTCTCCTGCCGCCATCAGCACACCGCTCCTCGCATCTTTCCCCGGCAACGATGATGAGCTGGAGCGGCGTCAGAGGCGCAGATCCCGGGTCATTGATCTGCAAGCTGACTCTTCATTTAATGAATCTACCTCTCATAG CACCACCGGGACCCCTGCCGCTGTGCCTAAACTGTCAAATGCACAGATCTCAGAGCATTACTCCACCTGCATCAAACTCTCCACTGAAAAT AAAATTACCACCAAGAATGCCTTTGGTCTCCACCTGATTGACTATATGGCTGACATCCTCAAACAGAAGGATTCTGAGCTCACAAATTTCAAG GTGGCAGCGGGTACCTTGGACGCCAGCACCAAGATTTACGCGGTCAGAGTGGATGCTGTCCATGCTGATGCCTACAGAGTGCTGGGAGGACTGGGTGCTGAGACCAAGCCTGGGGAAG AGCATGGAGCaggggtaggaggagagatggaggagggggctGAAGGTGAGCTGGCTGCTAAGCAGGTGGTGAAGAAGAAGAGGCCTCCCAAGAAGACTGTGGAGCAGAACCTGAGCAACATCAACAGCTCTGAGTCTGAGATGAAGTGTGAG GTGGACCCCATGTTCCAGCGCATGGCGTCGTCCTTCGATGAGAGCAGCACGGCAGGCGTCTTCCTGTCAGTGTTGTTCAGTGAGGACAGTCGCTGTGAgcttctctttccctcccacaTGACCCTGCTGCACTCCAGGCCCTCTTACTCCCAGCCTCCACCGCAGCACGTCCCTGCAACGCCCTTCACAG GTGGTCTCCAGCGGATCCAGGAGAAGAGCTCTATCTGCCCTTCCCTGGCAGACTTCTCTTTCACCAGCTGGAACCCTGACCAG ACCATGAACCAGATGCTGGAGAAGATAAAGCAGGGGGATCACGTGTTTGACGTGAACGCAGAGGCAGACGAGGAGGAGTGTCAGGACTTTGGGGAAGATTTTGATGGAGACTATGAGGAGGGTCAGGGGGACCATGGTGGCGAAGGCTCCAAGGAACACAAGGATCGCTGTGAGGCTGGAGGGTCCGGGAGAGGAAG GGATGTGATTCCCATCGGAGAGGGGGACATAGCCACCATGTGTCTGCAGTTGTCCGACCAGCCCAGAGAGTACTCCTACTTCAGCCCCAGGACCATGGCTACCTGGGCAGGCCCTGGCTACTGGCGCTTCAAGCCTCTGCACAAAA AGGACAACGTGCCTGAGAAGGAGGGTCGCAAGAGAAAGCCAAAGAAGGCTTTTGAAATCGACTTTAATGACGATGTCAACTTTGACACCTACTTCCGCACCACTAGA GCCGCTACCACTAACACCAAGTCAGCCCTCAGCACAAGAAACAAGAAGACCACTCTGGCTGCAGACTTCCAGTTCCCCCCTGAGACCCTGTCCCAACTCAGCCTTAAGCCCGCCAGCACA TTATGTAAAGAGGGCCAGAAGAGGTTGTCTGGAGAGCTGGGGGAAGGCATCGGAGACTACGACTACAACAATGCCAATGACACAGCCAACTTCTGCCCGGGACTGCAG GGTGGTgaaagtgatgatgatggtgaaggGTTCAGTGGGGGTACAGGTGACACCCAGCCTTCTGTGGATGGTAACCCCGCCTCCTCACAAGACCATGATGACGTGTCCACCTATGGGGAGGATGACCTGGTGCCAGAGCCATACAGG GTGAACAAGATTGAGATAAACTACGCCAAGACAGCCAAGAAGATGGACATGAAGAGGCTCAAGAACACCATGTGGAATCTTCTGACTGACAGTCTGGAAAAACCAGCCAAG GAGGTTGAAAATGTGGAGACTTCGGAAGTGTCTGGGGAGAAGGTCTTCAGCCAGACCACACAGACCCTGCGTCAAAG CTTGCCCCCCAACATGGCTCAGAACCTGTCCGTGCCCCTGGCGTTCGTCGCCCTGCTGCACTTGGCCAATGAGAAG AATTTGGAGCTCATCAAGGTGGACGACATGTCAGATATCATCATCAAGCAAGGTCAATGA
- the LOC129853746 gene encoding condensin complex subunit 2-like isoform X1 codes for MSASSTPISRVRQWASPSLKHKGASPAAISTPLLASFPGNDDELERRQRRRSRVIDLQADSSFNESTSHSTTGTPAAVPKLSNAQISEHYSTCIKLSTENKITTKNAFGLHLIDYMADILKQKDSELTNFKVAAGTLDASTKIYAVRVDAVHADAYRVLGGLGAETKPGEEHGAGVGGEMEEGAEGELAAKQVVKKKRPPKKTVEQNLSNINSSESEMKCEVDPMFQRMASSFDESSTAGVFLSVLFSEDSRCELLFPSHMTLLHSRPSYSQPPPQHVPATPFTGGLQRIQEKSSICPSLADFSFTSWNPDQTMNQMLEKIKQGDHVFDVNAEADEEECQDFGEDFDGDYEEGQGDHGGEGSKEHKDRCEAGGSGRGRDVIPIGEGDIATMCLQLSDQPREYSYFSPRTMATWAGPGYWRFKPLHKKDNVPEKEGRKRKPKKAFEIDFNDDVNFDTYFRTTRAATTNTKSALSTRNKKTTLAADFQFPPETLSQLSLKPASTLCKEGQKRLSGELGEGIGDYDYNNANDTANFCPGLQGGESDDDGEGFSGGTGDTQPSVDGNPASSQDHDDVSTYGEDDLVPEPYRVNKIEINYAKTAKKMDMKRLKNTMWNLLTDSLEKPAKQEVENVETSEVSGEKVFSQTTQTLRQSLPPNMAQNLSVPLAFVALLHLANEKNLELIKVDDMSDIIIKQGQ; via the exons ATGAGCGCATCCTCCACACCTATCTCCCGGGTGCGTCAGTGGGCCTCACCGTCCCTGAAGCACAAGGGTGCCTCTCCTGCCGCCATCAGCACACCGCTCCTCGCATCTTTCCCCGGCAACGATGATGAGCTGGAGCGGCGTCAGAGGCGCAGATCCCGGGTCATTGATCTGCAAGCTGACTCTTCATTTAATGAATCTACCTCTCATAG CACCACCGGGACCCCTGCCGCTGTGCCTAAACTGTCAAATGCACAGATCTCAGAGCATTACTCCACCTGCATCAAACTCTCCACTGAAAAT AAAATTACCACCAAGAATGCCTTTGGTCTCCACCTGATTGACTATATGGCTGACATCCTCAAACAGAAGGATTCTGAGCTCACAAATTTCAAG GTGGCAGCGGGTACCTTGGACGCCAGCACCAAGATTTACGCGGTCAGAGTGGATGCTGTCCATGCTGATGCCTACAGAGTGCTGGGAGGACTGGGTGCTGAGACCAAGCCTGGGGAAG AGCATGGAGCaggggtaggaggagagatggaggagggggctGAAGGTGAGCTGGCTGCTAAGCAGGTGGTGAAGAAGAAGAGGCCTCCCAAGAAGACTGTGGAGCAGAACCTGAGCAACATCAACAGCTCTGAGTCTGAGATGAAGTGTGAG GTGGACCCCATGTTCCAGCGCATGGCGTCGTCCTTCGATGAGAGCAGCACGGCAGGCGTCTTCCTGTCAGTGTTGTTCAGTGAGGACAGTCGCTGTGAgcttctctttccctcccacaTGACCCTGCTGCACTCCAGGCCCTCTTACTCCCAGCCTCCACCGCAGCACGTCCCTGCAACGCCCTTCACAG GTGGTCTCCAGCGGATCCAGGAGAAGAGCTCTATCTGCCCTTCCCTGGCAGACTTCTCTTTCACCAGCTGGAACCCTGACCAG ACCATGAACCAGATGCTGGAGAAGATAAAGCAGGGGGATCACGTGTTTGACGTGAACGCAGAGGCAGACGAGGAGGAGTGTCAGGACTTTGGGGAAGATTTTGATGGAGACTATGAGGAGGGTCAGGGGGACCATGGTGGCGAAGGCTCCAAGGAACACAAGGATCGCTGTGAGGCTGGAGGGTCCGGGAGAGGAAG GGATGTGATTCCCATCGGAGAGGGGGACATAGCCACCATGTGTCTGCAGTTGTCCGACCAGCCCAGAGAGTACTCCTACTTCAGCCCCAGGACCATGGCTACCTGGGCAGGCCCTGGCTACTGGCGCTTCAAGCCTCTGCACAAAA AGGACAACGTGCCTGAGAAGGAGGGTCGCAAGAGAAAGCCAAAGAAGGCTTTTGAAATCGACTTTAATGACGATGTCAACTTTGACACCTACTTCCGCACCACTAGA GCCGCTACCACTAACACCAAGTCAGCCCTCAGCACAAGAAACAAGAAGACCACTCTGGCTGCAGACTTCCAGTTCCCCCCTGAGACCCTGTCCCAACTCAGCCTTAAGCCCGCCAGCACA TTATGTAAAGAGGGCCAGAAGAGGTTGTCTGGAGAGCTGGGGGAAGGCATCGGAGACTACGACTACAACAATGCCAATGACACAGCCAACTTCTGCCCGGGACTGCAG GGTGGTgaaagtgatgatgatggtgaaggGTTCAGTGGGGGTACAGGTGACACCCAGCCTTCTGTGGATGGTAACCCCGCCTCCTCACAAGACCATGATGACGTGTCCACCTATGGGGAGGATGACCTGGTGCCAGAGCCATACAGG GTGAACAAGATTGAGATAAACTACGCCAAGACAGCCAAGAAGATGGACATGAAGAGGCTCAAGAACACCATGTGGAATCTTCTGACTGACAGTCTGGAAAAACCAGCCAAG CAGGAGGTTGAAAATGTGGAGACTTCGGAAGTGTCTGGGGAGAAGGTCTTCAGCCAGACCACACAGACCCTGCGTCAAAG CTTGCCCCCCAACATGGCTCAGAACCTGTCCGTGCCCCTGGCGTTCGTCGCCCTGCTGCACTTGGCCAATGAGAAG AATTTGGAGCTCATCAAGGTGGACGACATGTCAGATATCATCATCAAGCAAGGTCAATGA
- the LOC129853749 gene encoding caspase-3-like has translation MSDLVDAKGIAAHGLGSPSVQRFTTKNPEVDAKPPADMYTYKMNYPSLGQCVIINNKNFDKHTGMSFRNGTDVDAGHAIKVFSSLGYKVKVANDQTVQQIQQLLYKVSQDDHSQSASFVCVMLSHGDEGVFYGTDGNVELKKLTGLFRGDRCKTLVGKPKLFFIQACRGSDLDGGIETDAVADDSPERIPVEADFLYAYSTAPGYYSWRNTQKGSWFMQALCEMLQRYGKQLEIMQIMTRVNHMVALDFESFSTMPGFTAKKQIPCIVSMLTKDLYFPH, from the exons ATGTCTGATTTGGTGGACGCCAAAGGGATAGCTGCACATGG GCTGGGCAGTCCCTCAGTGCAAAGGTTTACGACAAAGAATCCTGAAGTAGACGCTAAGCCTCCGGCTGACATGTACACATATAAGATGAACTACCCCAGCCTTGGACAGTgtgtcatcatcaacaacaagaaCTTTGACAAGCACACAG GAATGAGCTTTCGCAATGGAACAGACGTGGATGCAGGACATGCGATTAAAGTGTTCTCGAGTTTGGGGTACAAAGTGAAGGTTGCCAATGACCAGACTGTGCAACAGATACAACAGCTGCTTTACAAAG TGTCTCAAGACGACCACAGCCAGTCGGCctcctttgtgtgtgtgatgctgagcCATGGAGACGAGGGGGTGTTTTATGGCACAGATGGCAACGTAGAACTCAAAAAGCTCACTGGCCTCTTTAGGGGGGACCGCTGCAAAACGCTGGTGGGCAAGCCCAAACTCTTCTTCATCCAG GCGTGCCGTGGCAGTGACCTGGATGGTGGCATAGAGACAGACGCCGTTGCTGATGACTCTCCAGAGAGGATTCCTGTTGAGGCAGACTTTCTCTACGCTTATTCTACAGCCCCAG GCTACTACTCCTGGAGGAACACCCAGAAGGGCTCCTGGTTCATGCAGGCCCTCTGTGAGATGTTACAAAGGTACGGCAAACAGCTGGAGATCATGCAGATCATGACACGTGTCAACCACATGGTGGCACTTGACTTCGAGTCTTTCTCCACCATGCCCGGCTTTACTGCCAAAAAGCAGATCCCTTGCATTGTGTCTATGTTGACCAAAGATCTCTACTTTCCACATTGA